The Immundisolibacter cernigliae genome has a window encoding:
- a CDS encoding class I adenylate-forming enzyme family protein: MATRDVTARDMLHRAADWFPQGERVVDGLFRYTYPRLREQVLRCAALYHQLGVRKGDRVALMTVGSVQHVVALFGAIELGAIPAALHVRESVGTLSGVLEQLSPRVLVYDGAFAGVADELRQRKRLVTGFVRIVSPHTPPEQLTAGSDPVLPRDLEGYRLDFEPMEIHEHDTAIIALSSGTTGLPKGVMHSNRTLMEGARGGSYLWRMMPSDAMCNMMSTAFIGWYNVTLPVINAGAKVVFMPHWDAQGFLQAVQDERCTHAFLAPTMWRMLLRHGLEGYDLSLITSAGFAGEPMDTATLREIKARISPNIFNIYGSTESGSCSAGTVMFPHDLEDESRIDSVGRPMLNGDIRIIKPGGSADDVLPPGEEGEVLIRGPSVAVGFWYRPELARKVFEGPWWHSGDMGMIDADRYLYLRGRIDDMIISGGINILPSVVEDAVMRHPAVSEAAVIGVPDARWGQRVVACVVRRGAVTEQDLDAFVHETDLASYARPREYRFMDELPKGNTGKVSRKGLRALLAGD, from the coding sequence ATGGCGACACGTGATGTGACCGCACGGGACATGCTGCACCGTGCGGCGGACTGGTTCCCGCAGGGCGAGCGGGTGGTGGACGGCCTGTTTCGCTATACCTACCCGCGGCTGCGCGAGCAAGTGCTGCGCTGCGCCGCGCTGTACCACCAGTTGGGCGTGCGCAAGGGCGATCGCGTTGCCCTGATGACGGTCGGCTCCGTGCAGCATGTGGTGGCGCTGTTTGGCGCCATCGAGCTGGGGGCGATCCCGGCGGCGCTGCACGTGCGAGAGTCGGTCGGCACGCTCAGCGGCGTACTGGAACAGCTCTCGCCGCGGGTACTGGTTTACGACGGTGCCTTTGCCGGCGTGGCCGACGAGCTGCGGCAACGCAAGCGGCTGGTGACCGGCTTTGTGCGCATCGTGTCGCCGCACACGCCGCCGGAGCAGCTGACTGCCGGCAGCGATCCGGTCCTGCCGCGCGATCTGGAAGGCTATCGCCTCGACTTCGAGCCGATGGAGATCCACGAGCACGACACGGCCATCATCGCCCTGTCGTCGGGTACCACTGGTCTGCCCAAGGGTGTGATGCACAGCAACCGCACGCTCATGGAAGGCGCCCGCGGGGGCAGCTATCTGTGGCGCATGATGCCGTCCGACGCCATGTGCAACATGATGTCGACGGCGTTCATCGGCTGGTACAACGTGACCCTGCCGGTGATCAACGCCGGCGCCAAGGTGGTGTTCATGCCGCACTGGGACGCGCAGGGCTTCCTGCAGGCGGTGCAGGACGAGCGCTGCACGCATGCCTTTCTGGCCCCGACCATGTGGCGCATGCTGCTGCGCCACGGCCTGGAAGGCTACGATCTGTCGTTGATCACGTCGGCCGGCTTTGCCGGCGAGCCGATGGACACGGCCACGCTGCGCGAGATCAAGGCGCGCATCTCGCCCAACATCTTCAACATCTACGGCAGTACCGAGTCCGGCTCCTGCTCGGCCGGCACGGTGATGTTCCCGCACGACCTGGAGGACGAGTCGCGCATCGACAGCGTCGGGCGGCCGATGCTCAACGGCGACATCCGCATCATCAAGCCCGGTGGCAGCGCCGACGACGTGCTGCCGCCGGGCGAGGAGGGCGAGGTGCTGATCCGCGGCCCGTCGGTGGCGGTCGGTTTCTGGTATCGGCCGGAGCTGGCGCGCAAGGTGTTCGAGGGCCCGTGGTGGCATTCCGGCGACATGGGCATGATCGACGCCGACCGCTACCTGTACCTGCGCGGGCGGATCGACGACATGATCATTTCCGGCGGCATCAACATCCTGCCCAGCGTCGTCGAGGACGCTGTCATGCGCCATCCGGCGGTCAGCGAGGCGGCGGTGATCGGCGTCCCGGATGCGCGCTGGGGTCAGCGCGTGGTGGCCTGTGTGGTGCGGCGCGGCGCGGTCACCGAGCAGGATCTCGACGCCTTCGTGCACGAAACGGACCTTGCGTCCTATGCCCGCCCGCGCGAGTACCGCTTCATGGACGAACTGCCCAAGGGCAACACCGGCAAGGTCAGCCGCAAGGGACTGCGCGCGCTGCTGGCCGGCGACTGA
- a CDS encoding alanine/glycine:cation symporter family protein — translation MHYLNEFFTALNGIVWGVPMIVLILGTGLYLQLRLGFMPIFKIGYGFRMVWKSRQPGAAGEGEISPFAALMTALSATIGTGNIAGVATAIAVGGPGALFWMWMTALVGMATKYAEVVLAVKYREVDANGEHAGGPMYAIKNGLGKRWRWLGTSFAIFGGLAGFGIGNMVQANGISSAMHNAFGIQTWVTGVALAVITGAVLLGGIRRIGRVAEYLVPFMCLLYMGCVGVVLYVFADRIPGAFAIIFTQAFNPTAATGGFLGSTVIMAIQKGVARGIFSNEAGLGTAGIAQAAGATSNPVYSGLIGMMGTFIDTLIVCTMTGLAIMVSGVWTSGETGAVLSSAAFEAGMPGIGKYLLAVTLSLFAFTTILGWSYYGEKCWEYLVGTVSEKPFRILWTVMVFFGAVLSLDFAWLVADTLNALMAIPNLISILLLSPVIVGLTREYFAAERASG, via the coding sequence ATGCACTACCTGAACGAATTTTTCACCGCCCTGAACGGCATCGTCTGGGGCGTACCGATGATCGTGTTGATCCTGGGCACGGGCCTGTATCTGCAGCTGCGGCTTGGCTTCATGCCGATCTTCAAGATCGGTTACGGATTTCGCATGGTGTGGAAAAGCCGCCAACCGGGCGCCGCCGGCGAGGGCGAGATTTCGCCTTTCGCGGCGCTGATGACGGCCCTGTCGGCAACCATCGGCACCGGCAACATTGCCGGCGTGGCCACGGCCATCGCCGTCGGCGGGCCGGGGGCGCTGTTCTGGATGTGGATGACGGCCCTGGTCGGCATGGCCACCAAATACGCCGAGGTCGTGCTGGCGGTGAAATACCGCGAGGTGGACGCCAACGGCGAACACGCCGGCGGCCCCATGTACGCCATCAAGAACGGGCTTGGCAAACGCTGGCGCTGGCTGGGCACGTCCTTTGCGATTTTCGGCGGCCTGGCGGGGTTTGGCATCGGCAACATGGTGCAGGCCAACGGCATCTCCAGCGCGATGCACAACGCCTTCGGCATCCAGACCTGGGTGACCGGCGTCGCTTTGGCTGTGATTACGGGGGCCGTGTTGCTGGGCGGCATCAGGCGCATCGGGCGTGTCGCCGAATACCTGGTGCCGTTCATGTGCCTGCTGTACATGGGCTGCGTGGGGGTGGTGCTCTATGTGTTCGCCGACCGCATTCCGGGCGCCTTCGCCATCATCTTCACGCAGGCCTTCAATCCGACTGCGGCCACCGGCGGCTTTCTGGGTTCCACGGTCATCATGGCGATCCAGAAAGGCGTGGCGCGCGGCATCTTCTCCAATGAAGCCGGCCTGGGCACGGCCGGCATCGCGCAGGCTGCAGGTGCCACCAGCAACCCGGTCTATTCCGGCCTGATCGGCATGATGGGCACCTTCATCGACACCCTCATCGTGTGCACCATGACCGGCCTGGCGATCATGGTCAGCGGTGTCTGGACCTCCGGCGAAACCGGTGCGGTTCTGAGTTCCGCCGCCTTCGAGGCCGGGATGCCGGGCATCGGCAAATACCTGTTGGCGGTAACGCTGTCCCTGTTCGCCTTCACCACCATCCTTGGCTGGAGTTATTACGGCGAGAAATGCTGGGAATACCTGGTCGGCACGGTGTCCGAGAAGCCGTTTCGGATTCTATGGACCGTGATGGTGTTCTTCGGGGCGGTGCTCAGCCTGGACTTCGCCTGGCTGGTGGCCGACACCCTGAACGCCCTGATGGCGATTCCCAATTTGATCTCGATACTGCTGCTCAGCCCGGTGATCGTCGGGCTGACGCGCGAGTACTTCGCGGCCGAGCGCGCGTCGGGCTGA
- a CDS encoding RHS repeat-associated core domain-containing protein: MAADRAVPSLADRRISGFAELLLPSGPTTAADDADLSTALDAYARQAQPENLSALEGYLATHPNSPWRVALLTNLGLTYYHHGYFSRAIDAWEQAWAQGRAVTDPAIRPLIDRAVGELIRMHARLGHADRLEELFEEVGGRALTGPATEALAGAKEGLWQMRNNPGVAYLCGPMALKNLLLAQGAEAQRVAFLDAYRSPQGGVTLAQVARLADKADLKYRLVKRQPGEPIPIPSIVHWKVTHFAAIVGEEGGRLHLKDPTFGTDLRISRRALDAEASGYFLVPKETAAGQPWRPVSLAEAKTPRGMGYTSSSEPGATTPKDETECPKTCNDKGTAPGLVQYDVHGMVVSLNLRDTPVGYRPARGPSAEVTFTYNQREAYQPATFGYFNLGPKWTLNWLSYIQDDPAVPGASVLRAVAGGGAVLYGGYSAATGAFTAETRDAAQLVRLVAQGGAVSYERRLADGSVEVYAQSSGASAYPRRLFLSQLIDPAGNAVTLAYDSQLRLTTLTDATGRVTTFDYELAAKPLLLTRVTDPFGRSAQLTYDASGRLVSITDVLGLVSSFTYDAGSFITALTTPYGTTQFVAAQSGTYRSLEITDPLGAKEVVVYRHDTPGVPFSESVVPSGLTVSVYNAYINERNTAYWNKHAQALSPGDYTKARIKHWTHSPDGSKTWYTLESLKQPQERRVWFSYPGQESNAWHSNVMAGTLDYPSAIARVLDDGSTQLHRYDYNAMGKPLRAVDPVGRETRYTYAANGIDLTRVAQVTPSGEQTLAEITWNAQHRPLTVRDAAGQVTTYTYNAAGQLLTRTNPLGEVTRYEYDPLGQLTREVNPAGTTAWAYTYDAFGRVASRTDSEGHTVTFAYDALDRLTQVTYPDGTSETSTYDKLDLATRTNRLGRATTYTYDAVRNLTAVTDPAGRITRYGYYADGVLKTLTDPNGNLTTFERDLQGRPTARVYADGSRETYAYEPSTARLKSRTDPLGQRTDYAYARDDRVSAVDYASALEPTAPLRFTYDPSYPRLSQRIDGDGTTAYTYHPAGSPGALRLAQEDGPFANDTLAYTYDALGRVQTRTVDAVADTYAYDVLGRLVGHATPLAEFAYEYLGATDQRTRRSVVGNAVAACPGSVRNEHAAEHNTCTGIGHAYGIQRRSAATLVSTWQYADNLHDRRLTGIAHPGAAAGADPSTLPRSYAYVTDAQNRLLSQTESVAGTDTRTWQYSYDPADRLTQALASPGGAYAYDLDPADNLLSIQTPASSTTSTVNTLNQIVQHSGQPVMHDAAGNLTDDGTRTYAWDAEQRLVRIGYTGTGRFSEFRYDAFGRRTAVIESDGTTATETRYLWCGERICQARDSADTVTRRYYDEGELAVSATGDVAAFYAEDHLGSIRDLRMGDGQVLASYDYDPYGATHSSETGGVRADYRYAGLVNHAPSSLYLAHYRAYSADNGRWMSRDPIGEAGGVNLYAYVGNRPISRIDPLGLTSITFDTARGVVIVDPEVQGRGPYNMPASSGRPNCECDVSTKDRGPIPRGDYTLYTNQLTNPGWAGDILRNLRGDWGDWRAPLIPQPGTNTYGRSGFFFHGGRYSGSAGCIDIGGGTFGNSQTDQLLKDILGDPDGRVPVVVK; the protein is encoded by the coding sequence ATGGCGGCCGACCGCGCCGTGCCTTCCCTCGCCGACCGCCGAATATCCGGCTTTGCCGAGCTGCTGCTGCCCAGCGGTCCGACCACGGCAGCCGACGATGCGGACCTGAGCACCGCGCTCGACGCCTACGCGCGCCAGGCGCAACCGGAAAACCTCAGCGCCCTGGAAGGTTACCTGGCCACCCACCCCAACTCCCCCTGGCGGGTGGCGCTGCTCACCAATCTGGGGCTGACCTACTACCACCACGGCTATTTCTCGCGCGCCATCGACGCCTGGGAGCAAGCCTGGGCGCAGGGCCGGGCGGTCACCGATCCGGCCATCCGGCCGCTGATCGATCGGGCGGTTGGCGAGCTGATCCGCATGCACGCTCGGCTGGGCCATGCCGACCGTCTGGAAGAGCTGTTCGAGGAGGTCGGCGGGCGCGCCCTGACCGGTCCGGCCACCGAAGCCCTGGCCGGCGCCAAAGAGGGCCTGTGGCAGATGCGCAACAACCCCGGCGTCGCCTACCTGTGCGGGCCGATGGCGCTGAAGAACCTGCTGCTGGCGCAGGGTGCCGAGGCCCAGCGGGTGGCCTTTCTGGACGCCTACCGCTCGCCGCAGGGCGGCGTCACGCTGGCGCAGGTGGCGCGCCTGGCCGACAAGGCCGATCTGAAATACCGCTTGGTCAAGCGCCAGCCGGGCGAGCCCATCCCCATCCCCTCCATCGTGCACTGGAAGGTCACGCACTTTGCCGCCATCGTCGGTGAGGAGGGCGGCCGCCTGCACCTGAAGGACCCCACCTTCGGCACCGACCTGCGGATCAGCCGCCGGGCGCTGGACGCCGAGGCCAGCGGCTATTTTCTGGTGCCGAAAGAGACCGCCGCCGGCCAGCCCTGGCGGCCGGTGAGCCTGGCCGAGGCCAAGACCCCGCGCGGCATGGGCTACACCAGCAGCAGCGAGCCGGGTGCCACCACTCCCAAGGACGAGACCGAGTGTCCCAAGACCTGCAACGACAAGGGCACTGCGCCGGGCTTGGTCCAGTACGACGTGCACGGCATGGTGGTGAGCCTGAACCTGCGCGACACGCCGGTCGGCTACCGGCCGGCGCGCGGGCCGTCGGCCGAGGTCACCTTCACCTACAACCAGCGCGAGGCCTACCAGCCGGCCACCTTCGGCTACTTCAACCTCGGTCCGAAGTGGACCCTGAACTGGCTGTCGTACATCCAGGACGACCCGGCAGTGCCCGGCGCCAGCGTGCTGCGCGCCGTGGCTGGTGGCGGGGCGGTGCTGTACGGCGGCTACAGCGCCGCCACCGGCGCGTTCACGGCCGAAACGCGCGACGCCGCGCAACTGGTGCGCCTGGTCGCGCAGGGCGGCGCCGTCAGCTACGAGCGTCGCCTGGCCGACGGCAGCGTGGAGGTTTACGCCCAGTCGAGCGGCGCCAGCGCCTACCCGCGCCGGCTGTTCCTGAGCCAGCTCATCGACCCGGCCGGCAACGCCGTCACCCTGGCCTACGACAGTCAGCTACGTCTGACTACACTCACCGACGCCACCGGCCGGGTCACCACCTTCGACTACGAACTCGCTGCCAAGCCACTCCTGCTGACGCGCGTCACCGACCCGTTTGGCCGCAGCGCGCAGCTCACCTACGACGCCAGCGGCCGCCTGGTCAGTATCACCGACGTCCTGGGCCTGGTGTCGAGCTTCACCTACGACGCCGGCAGCTTCATCACCGCCCTGACCACGCCGTATGGGACCACGCAGTTTGTAGCCGCCCAAAGCGGGACGTATCGCAGTCTTGAAATTACCGATCCGTTGGGGGCAAAAGAGGTGGTGGTTTATCGTCACGACACGCCGGGCGTGCCATTTTCCGAATCAGTGGTGCCCAGCGGTTTGACCGTATCCGTGTACAACGCCTATATCAACGAGCGCAACACTGCCTACTGGAACAAGCATGCCCAAGCGCTGTCGCCCGGGGACTACACCAAGGCGCGCATCAAGCACTGGACGCACTCTCCGGATGGCAGCAAGACTTGGTACACCCTGGAAAGCCTCAAACAGCCCCAGGAGCGGCGGGTATGGTTCTCGTATCCCGGCCAGGAATCGAATGCTTGGCACTCCAATGTCATGGCCGGCACCCTCGACTATCCCTCCGCTATCGCCCGCGTGCTGGACGACGGCAGCACCCAGCTGCACCGCTACGACTACAACGCCATGGGCAAGCCCCTACGCGCCGTCGACCCGGTCGGGCGCGAGACGCGCTACACCTACGCCGCCAACGGCATCGACCTGACGCGCGTCGCGCAGGTCACCCCCAGCGGCGAGCAGACGCTGGCCGAGATCACCTGGAACGCCCAGCACCGGCCGCTGACGGTGCGCGACGCCGCCGGCCAGGTCACCACCTACACCTACAACGCCGCCGGACAACTGCTCACGCGCACCAACCCGCTGGGCGAAGTCACCCGCTACGAGTACGACCCGCTCGGCCAGCTCACGCGCGAGGTGAACCCCGCCGGGACCACCGCATGGGCCTATACCTACGACGCCTTCGGCCGGGTGGCGAGCCGCACCGACTCCGAGGGCCACACCGTCACCTTCGCGTATGACGCCCTGGACCGGCTGACGCAGGTCACCTATCCCGACGGCACCAGCGAGACCTCCACCTACGACAAGCTGGACCTGGCCACCCGCACCAATCGCCTCGGCCGCGCCACCACCTACACCTACGACGCCGTGCGCAACCTGACTGCGGTTACCGACCCGGCCGGGCGTATCACCCGCTACGGCTACTACGCCGACGGAGTGCTCAAGACCCTGACCGACCCCAACGGCAACCTCACCACCTTCGAGCGCGACCTCCAGGGCCGGCCCACGGCGCGCGTGTATGCCGACGGCAGCCGCGAGACCTACGCCTACGAGCCGAGCACGGCACGCCTGAAATCCCGCACCGACCCGCTCGGCCAGCGCACCGATTACGCCTACGCGCGCGACGACCGCGTCAGCGCCGTCGATTACGCAAGCGCGCTCGAACCGACCGCGCCGCTGCGCTTCACCTACGACCCGTCATATCCGCGCCTGAGCCAGCGCATCGACGGCGACGGCACCACCGCCTACACCTACCACCCGGCCGGCAGCCCGGGCGCGCTGCGCCTGGCGCAGGAGGACGGTCCCTTCGCCAACGATACGCTGGCCTACACCTACGACGCGCTGGGCCGCGTACAGACCCGCACCGTCGATGCCGTCGCGGACACCTACGCCTACGACGTGCTCGGCCGTCTGGTCGGCCACGCCACGCCACTGGCCGAGTTCGCCTACGAGTATCTGGGCGCCACCGACCAGCGCACCCGCCGCAGCGTGGTCGGCAACGCCGTCGCCGCCTGTCCGGGAAGCGTGCGCAACGAGCACGCCGCCGAGCACAACACCTGCACCGGCATCGGCCACGCCTACGGCATCCAGCGCCGCAGCGCGGCCACGCTGGTCAGCACCTGGCAGTACGCCGACAACCTGCACGACCGCCGCCTGACCGGCATCGCGCACCCGGGCGCCGCCGCGGGCGCGGACCCGAGCACTCTGCCGCGCAGCTATGCCTACGTCACCGACGCCCAGAACCGCCTCCTGAGCCAGACCGAGTCGGTGGCCGGCACTGATACGCGCACCTGGCAGTACAGCTACGACCCGGCCGACCGCCTCACCCAGGCGCTGGCCAGCCCCGGCGGCGCGTACGCCTACGACCTCGACCCTGCCGACAACCTGCTCAGTATCCAGACCCCGGCCAGCAGTACCACCAGCACCGTCAACACCCTGAACCAGATCGTGCAGCACAGCGGCCAGCCGGTCATGCACGACGCCGCCGGCAACCTCACCGACGACGGCACGCGCACCTACGCCTGGGATGCCGAGCAACGCCTGGTGCGCATCGGCTATACCGGCACCGGCCGATTCAGCGAATTCCGCTACGATGCCTTCGGCCGGCGCACGGCGGTCATCGAAAGCGACGGCACCACCGCTACCGAAACACGCTACCTGTGGTGCGGCGAGCGCATCTGCCAGGCGCGCGACAGCGCCGACACGGTGACCCGCCGCTACTACGACGAGGGCGAGCTGGCCGTCAGCGCCACGGGTGACGTGGCCGCCTTCTACGCCGAGGATCACCTAGGCTCCATCCGCGACCTGCGCATGGGCGACGGCCAGGTGCTGGCGTCGTACGACTACGATCCGTACGGCGCCACCCACAGCAGCGAAACCGGCGGCGTGCGTGCGGACTACCGCTACGCCGGGTTGGTCAACCACGCCCCCAGCAGCCTGTACCTGGCGCACTACCGGGCGTACAGTGCCGACAATGGGCGGTGGATGTCCCGCGACCCGATCGGCGAGGCCGGTGGGGTGAATTTGTATGCGTATGTGGGGAATAGGCCGATTAGCCGAATTGATCCATTGGGCCTGACGTCAATTACGTTTGACACAGCGCGAGGGGTCGTTATCGTCGACCCGGAAGTCCAAGGGCGTGGCCCGTACAACATGCCGGCATCGTCAGGACGACCCAACTGCGAGTGCGATGTATCAACAAAAGACAGAGGTCCGATCCCCCGCGGCGACTACACGCTTTACACAAATCAGCTAACCAATCCTGGTTGGGCCGGCGACATCCTGCGAAACCTGCGCGGAGATTGGGGTGACTGGCGTGCGCCGTTAATACCCCAGCCGGGAACGAACACCTATGGTCGGTCAGGATTCTTCTTCCATGGTGGCCGCTACTCCGGATCGGCAGGGTGCATTGACATTGGCGGTGGCACGTTTGGAAATAGTCAAACTGACCAACTCTTGAAAGACATTCTGGGCGACCCCGATGGCCGAGTGCCGGTGGTCGTCAAATGA